The proteins below are encoded in one region of Deltaproteobacteria bacterium:
- a CDS encoding serine hydrolase gives MRSRSVLFAALALLACKTSGPPVAAPPLPALGADASADFDASTPSREGLDPAKLAALADYVQQSDAPIFSVLVSRHGKLVFELYTSNLTREHAHDVMSVTKSVTATLAGIAIDEKLLRSADAPMSELLPRALFANDAERARFAAVSLKDVLAMSALDAPVFPHQKTDDARSRLNQFVHAKNRAAFATAQPLLGKPGESFLYTDVTPLLTSGAISYASKQTLFDYAQMKLFAPLGFRNAEWMHEDAAGIDNGAYGLRLRPIDMQKLGVLYLRGGRWAGKQLVPKAWVDASFTPWISSRQGIAPNYGWGWWTQRFNGKVAHLANGWKGQRIAIFPSEDLVVTMTGAMETNEDAVFEAVVSRFVLPSLRATSDPDPDGDAALQHKLDEVRANANRVTDALEPRMVPSIEPKEKRRPLVPLP, from the coding sequence ATGCGGAGCCGCTCTGTCCTCTTTGCCGCGCTGGCGCTGTTGGCATGCAAGACCTCCGGGCCGCCCGTGGCCGCGCCGCCGCTTCCCGCACTCGGCGCCGACGCGAGCGCCGACTTCGACGCCAGCACGCCCAGCCGCGAAGGCCTGGATCCGGCGAAGCTCGCCGCGCTCGCGGACTACGTGCAGCAGAGCGACGCGCCCATCTTCTCGGTGCTCGTGTCGCGGCACGGCAAGCTGGTGTTCGAGCTCTACACCTCGAACCTCACGCGCGAGCACGCGCACGACGTGATGTCGGTGACCAAGAGCGTGACCGCGACGCTCGCGGGAATCGCCATCGACGAGAAGCTCCTGCGCAGCGCGGACGCGCCGATGTCCGAGCTCTTGCCGCGTGCGCTCTTCGCGAACGACGCCGAGCGCGCGCGCTTCGCGGCCGTGTCGTTGAAGGACGTGCTCGCCATGTCCGCGCTGGATGCGCCGGTCTTCCCGCATCAGAAGACGGACGACGCCCGCTCGCGGCTCAATCAGTTCGTGCACGCGAAGAATCGCGCGGCCTTCGCGACCGCGCAGCCGCTGCTCGGCAAGCCGGGCGAGAGCTTTCTGTACACCGACGTCACGCCGCTGCTGACCTCGGGTGCGATCTCCTACGCGAGCAAGCAGACGCTCTTCGACTACGCGCAAATGAAGCTCTTCGCGCCGCTCGGCTTTCGAAACGCGGAGTGGATGCACGAGGACGCCGCCGGCATCGACAACGGCGCGTACGGCCTGCGGCTGCGGCCCATCGACATGCAGAAGCTCGGCGTCTTGTATCTGCGCGGCGGGCGCTGGGCCGGCAAGCAGCTCGTGCCGAAGGCGTGGGTCGATGCGAGCTTCACGCCTTGGATCTCGTCGCGCCAAGGCATCGCGCCCAACTACGGCTGGGGCTGGTGGACGCAGCGCTTCAACGGCAAGGTCGCGCACCTCGCCAACGGCTGGAAGGGCCAGCGCATCGCGATCTTCCCCTCGGAAGATCTGGTCGTGACCATGACCGGCGCGATGGAGACGAACGAGGACGCCGTGTTCGAAGCGGTGGTGAGTCGCTTCGTGCTGCCATCGCTGCGAGCAACGTCGGATCCGGATCCGGACGGCGATGCGGCGCTGCAGCACAAGCTCGACGAGGTCCGCGCGAACGCGAATCGCGTCACGGACGCGCTCGAGCCGCGGATGGTGCCGTCGATTGAGCCCAAGGAGAAGCGGCGGCCGCTGGTGCCGCTGCCGTAG
- a CDS encoding response regulator, translating into MARLLVVDDDPHVRELVPKLAYKRVGSALEVLHASDVGEALAICQAGPVAVVLSDFFMPELDGPELVRRLQASHPTIRALLMTGDAAMVGKQLPESDQPVRDKADLDAIVDEAVQLALEGL; encoded by the coding sequence ATGGCGCGACTCCTGGTCGTCGACGACGATCCCCACGTGCGCGAGCTGGTGCCCAAGCTGGCGTACAAGCGGGTGGGCAGCGCGCTGGAGGTCCTGCACGCGAGCGACGTGGGTGAGGCGCTGGCGATCTGCCAAGCGGGGCCCGTCGCGGTGGTGCTCAGCGACTTCTTCATGCCTGAGCTCGACGGCCCGGAGCTGGTGCGCCGGCTGCAAGCGAGCCACCCCACGATCCGGGCGCTGCTGATGACGGGCGATGCGGCGATGGTGGGCAAGCAGCTGCCCGAGAGCGACCAACCCGTCCGCGACAAAGCGGACTTGGACGCGATCGTGGACGAGGCGGTTCAGCTCGCGTTGGAGGGGTTGTAG
- a CDS encoding DUF58 domain-containing protein, which produces MLPKELLKKIRKIEISTRRVVNETLSGQYHSVFKGRGMAFDEVRQYQPGDEIRAIDWNVTARMNDAYVKVFTEERELTVMLVVDLSGSQDFGTREKTKGEQAAELAALVAFSAISNNDRVGLVIFTDQVEKFVPPKKGRKHVLRVISEVLTFKPKRRRTDLRAGLDFLNRISKRKTVTFLVSDFISDDYERSLRVAARKHDLIAMALRDPLERELPALGIALVEDPETGEKLHVDLSDPAVRGAFASEVERRRLERKKLFSKLDMDQIEITAGEEFVKPLVTFFRMRAKRRAA; this is translated from the coding sequence ATGCTTCCGAAAGAGCTGCTCAAGAAGATCCGAAAGATCGAGATCAGCACCCGGCGCGTCGTCAACGAGACGCTCTCGGGCCAGTACCACTCCGTCTTCAAGGGCCGCGGCATGGCCTTCGACGAGGTGCGCCAGTACCAGCCCGGCGACGAGATCCGCGCCATCGACTGGAACGTCACCGCGCGCATGAACGACGCGTACGTGAAGGTCTTCACCGAGGAGCGCGAGCTCACGGTGATGCTCGTCGTGGACCTCTCGGGCAGCCAGGACTTCGGCACCCGCGAAAAAACCAAAGGCGAACAGGCCGCAGAGCTCGCCGCGCTCGTGGCGTTCTCGGCGATCTCGAACAACGACCGCGTGGGCCTGGTGATCTTCACGGATCAGGTGGAGAAGTTCGTGCCGCCGAAGAAGGGCCGCAAGCACGTGCTGCGCGTGATCAGCGAGGTGCTCACCTTCAAGCCCAAGCGCCGCCGCACGGACCTGCGCGCCGGCCTCGACTTCTTGAACCGCATCTCCAAGCGCAAGACCGTCACCTTCCTGGTCTCGGACTTCATCTCCGACGACTACGAGCGCTCGCTGCGCGTGGCCGCGCGCAAGCACGACCTCATCGCCATGGCCCTGCGCGACCCGCTCGAGCGCGAGCTGCCCGCACTGGGCATCGCCCTGGTGGAGGATCCGGAGACCGGCGAGAAGCTCCACGTGGATCTCTCGGATCCGGCGGTGCGCGGCGCGTTCGCCAGTGAGGTCGAGCGCCGGCGCCTGGAGCGCAAGAAGCTCTTCAGCAAGCTGGACATGGACCAGATCGAGATCACCGCCGGCGAGGAGTTCGTGAAGCCACTGGTGACCTTCTTCCGCATGCGCGCCAAGCGTCGCGCCGCCTAG
- a CDS encoding ABC transporter ATP-binding protein → MADNPALELSHISKRFGALAALDDVSLAVQPGEILALVGENGAGKSTLMNVAYGLYRADAGEIRIRGEVVHPRSPADAIARGVGMVHQHFQLVPPLTVAENVVLGREPTRGLQLDHRAAEEAVAKTARELGFQLDPTAKVASLSVGAQQRVEIVKALFRGAKILILDEPTAVLTPQEANELYAIARKLRDQGQSVLFISHKLSEVLAVADRVAVMARGRMVDVVNAREATAEALTAKMITAGPDALKPVHREPAQPGAVRLALANVESSGSDGLRGVSLQLRAGEILGIAGVAGNGQSALAEVATGLTEASAGKLEVDGVAVPKPSPAKLRELGVAHVPEDRQKRGLALDLTVAENAALGRQTRPPFARGIRIDAAGRDAFARTLIAEYDVRPPDPQLRARDLSGGNQQKVILGRELAGQPKVVIAVQPTRGLDVGAIANVHRHLVAARDGGAAVLLISMDLDEIRALSDRIAVMYGGKVVAELPAGASEAEIGPHMLGHA, encoded by the coding sequence ATGGCCGACAACCCCGCGCTCGAGCTGAGCCACATCAGCAAGCGCTTCGGCGCCCTGGCCGCGCTCGACGACGTGAGCCTCGCCGTGCAGCCCGGCGAGATCCTCGCGCTGGTGGGCGAGAACGGCGCGGGCAAGTCGACGCTGATGAACGTGGCCTACGGCCTCTACCGCGCCGACGCCGGCGAGATCCGGATCCGCGGTGAGGTCGTGCATCCGCGCTCACCCGCCGACGCCATCGCGCGCGGCGTGGGCATGGTGCACCAGCACTTCCAGCTCGTGCCGCCGCTGACCGTCGCCGAGAACGTGGTGCTCGGCCGCGAGCCCACGCGCGGGCTGCAGCTCGATCACCGCGCCGCCGAAGAGGCCGTGGCGAAGACGGCGCGCGAGCTTGGCTTCCAGCTCGATCCGACCGCGAAGGTGGCGAGCCTGAGCGTCGGCGCGCAGCAACGCGTGGAGATCGTGAAGGCGCTCTTTCGCGGCGCGAAGATTCTGATTCTCGATGAGCCGACGGCCGTGCTCACGCCACAAGAGGCGAACGAGCTCTACGCGATCGCGCGCAAGCTGCGCGACCAGGGCCAGAGCGTGCTCTTCATCTCCCACAAGCTCTCCGAGGTGCTCGCCGTCGCGGATCGCGTGGCCGTGATGGCGCGCGGAAGAATGGTCGACGTGGTGAACGCGCGCGAGGCCACGGCCGAGGCGCTCACCGCCAAGATGATCACCGCAGGTCCCGACGCGCTGAAGCCGGTGCATCGCGAGCCCGCGCAGCCCGGCGCGGTGCGGCTCGCGCTCGCGAACGTCGAGTCGAGCGGATCCGATGGACTTCGCGGCGTGTCACTGCAGCTGCGCGCGGGCGAGATTCTCGGGATCGCGGGCGTCGCGGGAAATGGCCAGAGCGCGCTCGCCGAGGTCGCGACCGGGCTGACCGAAGCGAGCGCGGGCAAGCTCGAGGTCGATGGCGTGGCGGTGCCGAAGCCATCGCCGGCGAAGCTGCGCGAGCTGGGCGTGGCGCACGTGCCGGAGGATCGCCAGAAGCGCGGGCTCGCGTTGGATCTCACGGTCGCCGAGAACGCCGCGCTCGGACGCCAGACGCGGCCGCCCTTCGCGCGGGGAATTCGAATCGACGCCGCAGGACGCGACGCCTTCGCGCGGACGCTCATCGCCGAGTACGACGTGCGTCCGCCGGATCCGCAGCTCCGCGCGCGCGATCTCTCCGGCGGAAATCAGCAGAAGGTGATCCTGGGTCGCGAGCTCGCAGGGCAGCCCAAGGTCGTCATCGCCGTGCAGCCCACGCGCGGGCTCGATGTCGGCGCAATCGCGAACGTGCATCGTCACCTCGTCGCCGCGCGCGACGGTGGCGCGGCGGTGCTGCTCATCAGCATGGATCTCGACGAGATCCGCGCGCTCTCGGATCGCATCGCGGTGATGTACGGCGGCAAGGTCGTGGCGGAGCTGCCCGCGGGCGCGAGCGAGGCCGAGATCGGCCCGCACATGCTCGGGCACGCGTAG
- a CDS encoding serine/threonine protein kinase translates to MAAMRDAGRYTLLRKFADGGMAEIYLGLQQGPSGFQRPVVVKAIREQFTANPHLRHTLVDEAHVAMSLRHSNIVQVLDLGSASGRDFLILELVDGWDLDRILYASNQAKLPLPQNLALHIAAEVCRALSYAHARTSQGKPRGIVHRDVSPHNILVSEHGEVKLTDFGIAHVADKREQTVAGIIKGKVNFMSPEQAAGEPLDARSDLFALGSVIYLMVTGKLPFATESELETLLRTKEARFTAPSEVAKGVDPEVESVILEALRRDRAERFPTADAMLERIEKALRSGAFPPTSQTELKRWIEELAKKANLSPVGRLSMPPPEELGDADFERIDGSDLVLIDIPADLQAAADVVHISLPPQKLPDAIAHAPPPLPAARPPALSIEPHEAKWKRNLKLSVMAVTAVAVMWGMHDVLAGLESHSSPDRPPKPVAQLEPKPTPPAPAPIPDPPKPSPVVVEASPPKPPDPEPAELPQPDLKQVALEPVKEPAKPAEDESTVSVRFVSDPAGAQVRVEKRAFGATPINVRVRPNLTYDVEFDLAGYEPTHKRVFVAQRKNQSVQISLKRR, encoded by the coding sequence ATGGCCGCGATGCGCGACGCCGGGCGCTACACACTGCTGCGCAAGTTCGCCGACGGCGGCATGGCCGAGATCTACCTTGGCCTGCAGCAGGGGCCTTCGGGCTTTCAGCGGCCGGTGGTGGTGAAGGCCATCCGCGAGCAGTTCACGGCCAACCCGCACCTCCGGCACACCCTCGTGGACGAGGCGCACGTGGCCATGAGCCTGCGCCACTCGAACATCGTGCAGGTGCTGGATTTGGGCTCGGCGTCGGGGCGCGACTTCCTGATCCTCGAGCTCGTCGACGGCTGGGATCTCGACCGCATCCTCTACGCCTCCAACCAGGCCAAGCTCCCGCTGCCGCAGAACCTGGCCCTGCACATCGCCGCCGAGGTGTGTCGCGCGCTCTCGTACGCGCACGCGCGGACCAGCCAGGGCAAGCCGCGGGGCATCGTCCACCGCGACGTGAGCCCACATAACATTTTGGTTTCAGAGCACGGCGAGGTGAAGCTCACCGACTTCGGCATCGCCCACGTGGCCGACAAGCGCGAGCAGACCGTCGCGGGGATCATCAAGGGCAAGGTGAACTTCATGTCGCCGGAGCAGGCCGCCGGCGAACCGCTCGACGCGCGCTCGGATCTCTTCGCCCTCGGCTCGGTGATCTACCTGATGGTCACGGGCAAGCTGCCCTTCGCCACCGAGAGCGAGCTGGAGACGCTCCTGCGCACCAAGGAGGCGCGCTTCACCGCGCCCAGCGAGGTCGCCAAGGGCGTCGATCCAGAAGTGGAGTCGGTGATCCTCGAGGCGCTGCGCCGTGATCGCGCGGAGCGCTTCCCCACCGCCGACGCCATGCTGGAGCGCATCGAGAAGGCGCTGCGCTCGGGCGCGTTCCCGCCCACCAGCCAGACCGAGCTCAAGCGCTGGATCGAAGAGCTCGCGAAGAAGGCGAACCTCTCGCCGGTGGGCCGACTCTCGATGCCTCCGCCCGAGGAGCTGGGCGACGCCGACTTCGAGCGCATCGACGGCAGCGACCTGGTGCTCATCGACATCCCCGCCGATCTTCAAGCCGCCGCCGACGTGGTGCACATCTCGCTTCCGCCGCAGAAGCTGCCCGACGCCATCGCCCACGCGCCGCCGCCACTGCCCGCCGCGCGGCCGCCGGCGCTCTCGATCGAGCCGCACGAGGCGAAGTGGAAGCGCAACCTCAAGCTCTCGGTGATGGCGGTGACCGCGGTCGCGGTGATGTGGGGCATGCACGACGTGCTCGCGGGGCTCGAGTCGCACTCCAGCCCGGATCGGCCGCCGAAGCCGGTGGCGCAGCTGGAGCCCAAGCCGACGCCACCTGCGCCCGCGCCGATTCCCGATCCGCCCAAGCCCTCGCCGGTGGTGGTCGAGGCGTCGCCGCCGAAGCCTCCCGATCCCGAGCCCGCGGAGCTGCCGCAGCCGGATCTGAAGCAAGTCGCGCTCGAGCCCGTGAAGGAGCCCGCGAAGCCCGCCGAGGACGAGAGCACGGTGTCGGTGCGCTTCGTGTCGGACCCGGCGGGCGCGCAGGTGCGGGTGGAGAAGCGCGCGTTCGGGGCCACGCCCATCAACGTGCGCGTGCGGCCCAACCTCACCTACGACGTCGAGTTCGATCTCGCGGGCTACGAGCCCACCCACAAGCGCGTCTTCGTGGCCCAGCGCAAGAACCAGTCGGTGCAGATCTCGCTCAAGCGCCGCTGA
- a CDS encoding ABC transporter permease, which produces MREVIEALIRSTMDYAPSLIFTAVGAALTERAGVINLGLEGMMRAGAFVAAVTALATGSPLAGIGAAMAAGLVLALLHGWLCIRWRSDQVVVGIALNLVMLAGITVLVESMYGGNSTPSAHALPKIRIPGLADVPVLGALSGHPLTSYLAIAVPIVAQWALMRTRWGLRLRAVGEQPGAVATLGLSVSALRYGAVLLSGALAGLGGATLSLAVLDSFNDLMPYGQGFIALAAMIFGKWTPLGAAGAAAFFAFADALRIGTSTAGVELPRGVMLALPYAVSLLMLAGLVGKATPPAADGQPFDPEVR; this is translated from the coding sequence GTGCGTGAAGTGATCGAAGCGCTCATCCGCTCGACGATGGACTACGCGCCGTCGTTGATCTTCACCGCGGTGGGCGCGGCCCTCACCGAGCGCGCGGGCGTGATCAACCTCGGCCTGGAGGGGATGATGCGCGCCGGCGCGTTCGTGGCCGCGGTCACGGCGCTGGCCACGGGCTCGCCGCTCGCGGGCATCGGCGCGGCGATGGCGGCCGGCCTCGTGCTCGCGCTCTTGCACGGCTGGCTCTGCATCCGCTGGCGGAGCGATCAGGTCGTGGTGGGCATCGCGCTCAATCTGGTGATGCTCGCGGGGATCACCGTGCTGGTGGAGTCGATGTACGGGGGCAACTCGACACCGAGCGCGCACGCGCTGCCGAAGATCCGGATCCCCGGCTTGGCCGACGTGCCGGTGCTCGGCGCGCTCTCGGGACATCCGCTGACGAGCTACCTGGCCATCGCGGTGCCGATCGTCGCACAGTGGGCGCTGATGCGGACGCGCTGGGGCCTGCGACTGCGTGCGGTGGGCGAGCAGCCCGGCGCGGTGGCGACGCTGGGGCTGTCGGTGTCGGCGCTGCGGTATGGCGCGGTGCTGCTCTCGGGGGCGCTGGCCGGGCTCGGCGGCGCGACGCTCTCGCTGGCGGTGCTCGACAGCTTCAACGACCTGATGCCGTACGGGCAGGGCTTCATCGCCCTGGCGGCGATGATCTTCGGCAAGTGGACGCCGCTGGGCGCGGCCGGCGCTGCGGCGTTCTTCGCGTTCGCGGACGCGCTCCGCATCGGCACCAGCACGGCCGGCGTGGAGCTTCCTCGCGGGGTGATGCTGGCGCTGCCGTACGCGGTGTCGCTCTTGATGCTGGCAGGCTTGGTTGGCAAGGCGACTCCTCCTGCGGCAGACGGGCAGCCGTTCGATCCTGAAGTCCGCTGA
- a CDS encoding LEA type 2 family protein, producing MRRLLVLVVCALAGCASAPEQNGAPAPLAVQVDSKKAEVSKQTLTEATVTVDADAIAPGPGVTATGAHWELVFDGNVIATGDEKLGVPLSATEPTALQIVGGGSVAKDAKGVQALADHRGGFPIALRGTIDFTGPNGATGKTEFAKATNLREPRMPTVVADVGASHYDDGHVNLGFNLGIDNPNPFPVDVVGFTYSISINGQPVVKDGSAGNQVQVPGSSKKVFEVSEQLDPTNFKDLDHIYKTNSMSYHLVGVLDVGLAKFDVDMGSPINFTR from the coding sequence ATGCGTCGTCTCCTCGTCCTCGTCGTGTGTGCGCTCGCCGGTTGCGCCAGCGCTCCCGAGCAGAACGGAGCGCCCGCGCCACTCGCCGTGCAGGTGGACAGCAAGAAGGCCGAGGTCTCCAAGCAGACGCTGACCGAAGCGACCGTCACCGTTGACGCCGACGCGATCGCGCCCGGCCCCGGCGTGACGGCCACCGGCGCGCACTGGGAGCTGGTGTTCGACGGCAACGTCATCGCCACCGGTGACGAGAAGCTCGGCGTGCCCCTCTCCGCGACCGAGCCGACCGCGCTGCAAATCGTCGGAGGCGGCTCGGTGGCCAAGGACGCCAAGGGCGTGCAGGCGCTCGCCGATCACCGCGGCGGCTTCCCCATCGCGCTGCGCGGGACCATCGACTTCACCGGGCCGAACGGCGCCACGGGCAAGACCGAGTTCGCGAAGGCGACGAACCTGCGCGAGCCGCGCATGCCCACCGTCGTCGCCGACGTGGGCGCCTCGCACTACGACGACGGCCACGTGAACCTGGGCTTCAACCTGGGCATCGACAATCCCAATCCGTTCCCGGTCGACGTCGTCGGCTTCACCTACTCCATCTCCATCAACGGCCAGCCCGTGGTGAAGGACGGCTCCGCGGGCAACCAGGTGCAGGTGCCGGGCTCGTCGAAGAAGGTGTTCGAGGTGAGCGAGCAGCTCGACCCCACCAACTTCAAAGACCTCGACCACATCTACAAGACCAACTCCATGAGCTACCACCTGGTGGGCGTGCTCGACGTGGGCCTGGCCAAGTTCGACGTGGACATGGGCTCGCCCATCAACTTCACCCGCTGA
- a CDS encoding BMP family ABC transporter substrate-binding protein, which produces MRFAKIFVLVALALTGCPKSTEGGGSAPPTAPAGIKIGLVSDVGGRGDQSFNDSALRGLETWAGGVAYSPSGYNPVVDADFQSSIPDDVKKVGALPHLGVTPLVFQAKSQEDYEPSLQLSVESGAQLTVGVGFMLEKSLHAVALRDANARFLLIDSPVLDEKNAPIVLPNVATITFREQEGSYLVGVLAALASKTGKVGFVGGMEMPLIKKFEAGFKAGVRATKPDAVILTAYTGSFDNPNAGKQTTQDLLGKGADVIFHAAGSDGLGVINAVKEARAAGKNVFAVGVDSDQSHLAPDAVLTSMVKHVDLAVYREIERVKQNGFKAGDEQWGLKEGGVGLAPIRVDLPGKDALLAAVEAARAKIIAGQIVVPATLAELDAKH; this is translated from the coding sequence ATGCGATTCGCGAAGATCTTCGTCCTCGTCGCGCTGGCGCTGACGGGGTGTCCCAAGTCGACCGAGGGCGGCGGCTCGGCACCTCCGACGGCACCCGCGGGAATCAAGATCGGCCTGGTGAGCGACGTCGGCGGCCGCGGCGACCAGAGCTTCAACGACTCGGCGCTGCGCGGCCTGGAGACCTGGGCAGGCGGCGTGGCGTATTCACCTTCTGGTTACAATCCCGTCGTCGACGCCGACTTCCAATCGTCGATTCCCGACGACGTGAAGAAGGTGGGCGCGCTGCCGCACCTGGGCGTGACCCCGCTGGTGTTCCAGGCCAAGAGCCAGGAGGACTACGAGCCCAGCTTGCAGCTCTCCGTCGAGAGCGGCGCGCAGCTGACGGTCGGCGTGGGCTTCATGCTGGAGAAGTCGCTGCACGCGGTCGCGCTGCGCGACGCGAACGCGCGCTTCCTGCTCATCGACTCGCCCGTGCTCGATGAGAAGAACGCGCCCATCGTGCTGCCCAACGTCGCGACGATCACCTTCCGCGAGCAGGAGGGCAGCTACCTCGTCGGCGTGCTGGCCGCGCTCGCGAGCAAGACCGGCAAGGTCGGCTTCGTGGGCGGGATGGAGATGCCGCTCATCAAGAAGTTCGAGGCGGGCTTCAAGGCCGGCGTGCGCGCCACCAAGCCCGACGCGGTGATCCTCACCGCGTACACCGGCAGCTTCGACAACCCCAACGCCGGCAAGCAGACCACCCAAGACCTGCTCGGCAAGGGCGCGGACGTGATCTTCCACGCCGCGGGATCCGACGGCCTGGGCGTGATCAACGCAGTGAAGGAAGCGCGCGCCGCGGGCAAGAACGTGTTCGCGGTGGGCGTGGACTCCGACCAGAGCCACCTCGCGCCCGATGCGGTGCTCACCTCGATGGTCAAGCACGTGGACCTCGCCGTGTACCGCGAGATCGAGCGCGTGAAACAAAATGGTTTCAAAGCCGGCGACGAGCAGTGGGGCCTGAAGGAGGGCGGCGTGGGCCTGGCGCCGATTCGCGTGGACCTGCCCGGCAAGGACGCGCTGCTCGCTGCCGTCGAGGCCGCGCGCGCGAAGATCATCGCCGGGCAGATCGTGGTCCCCGCGACGCTCGCCGAGCTCGACGCCAAGCACTGA
- a CDS encoding ABC transporter permease, with amino-acid sequence MQRTFRPGLAVAAVALALVLAFAALPFFGKDPFEALVAMVRGGVGSPTAIGESLVKAAILTLAALAVALPFTTGLFNIGGQGQLLWGAIAAAFLGRALSLPAVLELPICLLGAALAGGLWGLLAGWLKTARGVHEVISTILLNWIALHLIENGLVVGPLAAKSADASVSLPGTAQIHPMAQLPVLLAGTRLHLGVPLAFAVAMALAWAMARTTWGFELRAVGSSPEASRSAGIPVAKRQLQAMALGAACAGLGGALLVLGTEGRYPPHVSSPYGFDGIALAFIGGNGPIGSAIAALFFGAIRAGGTRLQLLGVHRDFPEVIQGLALLLVAGRALLAWAANKVRPTRAVEVHRA; translated from the coding sequence ATGCAGCGCACGTTCCGACCGGGCCTGGCCGTCGCCGCGGTGGCGCTCGCGCTGGTGCTCGCCTTCGCCGCGCTGCCGTTCTTCGGCAAGGATCCGTTCGAAGCGCTCGTGGCCATGGTCCGCGGCGGCGTGGGCAGCCCCACCGCGATCGGCGAGTCGCTCGTGAAGGCGGCGATCCTCACCCTGGCCGCGCTCGCGGTGGCGCTGCCCTTCACCACCGGGCTCTTCAACATCGGCGGACAGGGCCAGCTCCTCTGGGGCGCCATCGCCGCGGCGTTCCTGGGACGCGCGTTGAGCCTGCCCGCGGTGCTCGAGCTTCCGATTTGCCTTCTGGGCGCGGCGCTCGCGGGCGGGCTCTGGGGCTTGCTCGCGGGCTGGCTCAAGACCGCGCGCGGTGTGCACGAGGTGATCTCCACCATCCTGCTCAACTGGATCGCACTGCACCTGATCGAGAACGGGCTGGTGGTGGGACCGCTGGCGGCCAAGAGCGCCGACGCGAGCGTGTCGCTGCCGGGCACCGCGCAGATCCATCCCATGGCGCAGCTGCCGGTGCTGCTCGCCGGGACGCGGCTGCACCTCGGCGTACCGCTGGCGTTCGCCGTCGCGATGGCGCTGGCCTGGGCCATGGCCCGGACGACCTGGGGCTTCGAGCTGCGTGCCGTCGGTTCGAGCCCTGAGGCGTCGCGGAGCGCGGGCATCCCCGTGGCCAAGCGACAGCTGCAGGCGATGGCGCTCGGTGCCGCATGTGCGGGCCTGGGCGGCGCGCTGCTCGTGCTCGGGACCGAAGGTCGCTATCCGCCGCACGTCTCCAGCCCGTACGGCTTCGACGGCATCGCGCTCGCGTTCATCGGCGGCAATGGGCCGATCGGATCTGCGATCGCCGCGCTCTTCTTCGGCGCCATCCGCGCGGGCGGGACGAGGCTGCAGCTCCTCGGCGTGCACCGCGACTTCCCGGAGGTGATCCAGGGCCTGGCGTTGCTGCTCGTGGCCGGACGCGCGCTGCTGGCCTGGGCTGCGAACAAGGTGCGTCCGACCCGCGCGGTGGAGGTTCACCGTGCGTGA
- a CDS encoding MoxR family ATPase, with amino-acid sequence MNTEIRALNELVQKESAFVDALLGEANKVIVGQRYMLERVLIGLLCNGHVLLEGVPGLAKTLTVKTLADTLDAQFSRIQFTPDLLPADLIGTVIYNQATASFAVRKGPVFANIILADEINRAPAKVQSALLESMQERQVTIGDQTYPLPTPFIVMATENPVEQEGTYPLPEAQVDRFMLKVLVGYPTREEERAIMDRMSSGPAPRASKVIGPDDLLRARSVVDQIYVDPKIKDYMVNLIFATRQPREHGLKDLADYIEFGASPRATIFLNQAARAHAFLRHRGFVTPEDVKAVGFDVLRHRISLTYEAEAEELTPEKIVQKVLDRIEVP; translated from the coding sequence ATGAACACCGAAATCCGCGCCCTGAATGAGCTCGTCCAGAAGGAGAGCGCCTTCGTCGACGCCCTGCTCGGCGAAGCGAACAAGGTCATCGTCGGCCAGCGCTACATGCTGGAGCGGGTCCTCATCGGCCTGCTCTGCAACGGCCACGTGCTCCTCGAGGGCGTGCCCGGCCTGGCCAAGACGCTCACCGTCAAGACCCTCGCCGACACCCTCGACGCCCAGTTCTCGCGCATCCAGTTCACGCCGGATCTCTTGCCCGCCGACCTCATCGGCACGGTGATCTACAACCAGGCCACCGCGAGCTTCGCCGTGCGCAAGGGCCCGGTGTTCGCGAACATCATCCTCGCCGACGAGATCAACCGCGCGCCCGCCAAGGTGCAGAGCGCGCTGCTCGAGAGCATGCAGGAGCGCCAGGTCACCATCGGCGACCAGACCTATCCCTTGCCCACGCCGTTCATCGTCATGGCCACCGAGAACCCGGTGGAGCAAGAGGGCACCTATCCCTTGCCCGAAGCGCAGGTCGACCGCTTCATGCTCAAGGTGCTGGTGGGCTACCCCACCCGCGAGGAAGAGCGAGCGATCATGGACCGCATGTCGAGCGGCCCCGCGCCTCGCGCCAGCAAGGTCATCGGCCCCGACGACCTGCTCCGCGCGCGCAGCGTGGTCGACCAGATCTACGTGGATCCGAAGATCAAGGACTACATGGTCAACCTGATCTTCGCGACGCGTCAGCCGCGCGAGCACGGGTTGAAGGACCTCGCCGACTACATCGAGTTCGGCGCCAGCCCCCGCGCCACCATCTTCCTGAACCAGGCCGCCCGCGCGCACGCGTTCCTGCGCCACCGCGGCTTCGTGACCCCTGAAGACGTGAAGGCCGTGGGCTTCGACGTGCTCCGCCACCGCATCTCGCTCACCTACGAGGCCGAGGCCGAGGAGTTGACCCCGGAGAAGATCGTCCAGAAGGTGCTGGACCGCATCGAGGTCCCGTAA